In the genome of Hymenobacter cellulosivorans, one region contains:
- a CDS encoding polyprenyl synthetase family protein, with protein MDLSYFSNKITAALAQQRYGEAPETLYEPIRYIMALGGKRIRPLLTLLGAHLFTDDLDPIIKPALGTEVFHNFTLLHDDIMDQAPLRRGQPTVHEKWNSTVAILSGDVMLVRAYELFLDVQPELLAPVLRRFSQTAAEVCEGQQWDMNFETEGQVTIAQYLDMIRLKTAVLLGFCLELGALLAGASAEAADHLRQFGTDIGLAFQLRDDLLDVYGDAATFGKRVGGDIVSDKKTFLLLTAQAQANPEQSALLAQHIGQPVTDAEAKVQAVRSVYDELNIRPQTEALINQYFQDALQHLDRVQVPAERKAPLRGLALQLLERES; from the coding sequence GTGGACCTTTCTTATTTCTCCAATAAAATCACCGCCGCCCTGGCGCAGCAGCGTTACGGCGAAGCCCCCGAAACCCTCTACGAGCCCATCCGCTACATCATGGCCCTGGGCGGCAAACGCATCCGGCCCTTGCTCACGCTGCTGGGCGCCCACCTCTTCACCGACGACCTCGACCCCATTATCAAGCCGGCCCTGGGCACCGAGGTCTTTCACAACTTCACCCTGCTCCACGACGACATCATGGACCAGGCCCCGCTGCGCCGCGGCCAGCCCACGGTGCACGAGAAGTGGAATTCGACGGTAGCCATCCTTAGCGGCGACGTGATGCTGGTGCGGGCCTACGAGCTATTCCTGGACGTGCAGCCCGAGCTGCTGGCCCCCGTGCTGCGCCGCTTTAGCCAGACGGCTGCCGAGGTCTGCGAAGGCCAGCAGTGGGACATGAACTTCGAGACGGAAGGGCAGGTGACCATTGCGCAGTACCTGGATATGATCCGGCTCAAGACGGCCGTGCTACTGGGCTTCTGCCTGGAGCTGGGCGCCCTGCTGGCCGGCGCTTCGGCCGAAGCTGCCGACCACCTGCGCCAGTTCGGCACCGACATCGGCCTGGCCTTCCAGCTCCGCGACGACCTGCTCGACGTCTACGGCGACGCCGCCACCTTTGGCAAGCGCGTCGGTGGCGACATTGTCTCGGACAAGAAAACTTTCCTGCTGCTTACCGCTCAGGCCCAGGCCAACCCCGAGCAAAGCGCCCTGCTGGCCCAGCACATCGGCCAACCCGTAACCGATGCCGAAGCCAAAGTGCAGGCCGTGCGGTCTGTGTACGACGAGCTCAATATCCGGCCCCAAACCGAAGCCCTGATTAACCAGTACTTCCAGGATGCCTTGCAACACCTCGACCGGGTGCAGGTACCAGCCGAACGCAAAGCGCCCTTGCGTGGCCTTGCGCTGCAGCTTCTGGAGCGGGAAAGCTAA
- a CDS encoding rhomboid family intramembrane serine protease, whose product MFTLEAPIVLLLLTAGISIYAWSNQDFMDSWILNPVQMNRRGEWYRLLTSGFLHADWMHLIFNMLAFYSFGQMVQDILIANSGSTVGLLQFLGLYLGGIIISDLPTYFRHRTDPDYRSLGASGGVAAVIFASILFNPVGAEGEGITIFPIPIPIKPFIFGFLYLGYSYYMGRRRGDNINHDAHFYGALYGIILTLIYIPEVAIHFWSEIQRFVF is encoded by the coding sequence ATGTTCACTCTCGAAGCCCCCATTGTGCTGCTTCTGCTCACGGCTGGTATCTCCATCTACGCTTGGTCTAATCAGGATTTCATGGACAGCTGGATTCTAAACCCGGTGCAGATGAACCGGCGTGGCGAATGGTACCGCCTACTCACCTCCGGCTTCCTGCACGCCGACTGGATGCACCTTATCTTCAACATGCTGGCCTTTTACTCCTTTGGTCAGATGGTGCAGGATATTCTGATTGCCAACAGCGGCTCCACGGTGGGCCTGTTGCAGTTCCTGGGGCTCTACCTCGGCGGCATCATCATCTCCGACTTGCCCACCTACTTCCGCCACCGCACCGACCCTGACTACCGCAGCCTCGGGGCTTCCGGGGGAGTAGCTGCCGTCATCTTTGCCAGTATCCTGTTCAACCCCGTTGGCGCTGAAGGCGAGGGTATCACCATCTTTCCGATTCCTATTCCCATCAAGCCTTTCATATTTGGCTTCCTCTATCTGGGCTATTCCTACTATATGGGCCGCCGCCGCGGCGACAACATCAACCACGACGCCCACTTTTACGGCGCTCTTTATGGTATCATCCTGACGCTCATATACATACCCGAAGTAGCCATTCATTTCTGGAGCGAAATTCAGCGGTTTGTATTTTAA
- a CDS encoding PLD nuclease N-terminal domain-containing protein, whose product MNKIAALANRVPVTALLLTLTLTTTACSRFNSNGGLSLWGIAILVLDVLALIDVFRQPWSLGKKILWVAIIWFLPVLGLILYYLMAGRGKSNLT is encoded by the coding sequence ATGAATAAGATTGCTGCCCTCGCTAACCGTGTGCCGGTTACGGCCCTGCTACTTACCCTTACGCTGACCACCACTGCCTGCAGCCGCTTCAACAGCAACGGCGGCCTGTCGCTCTGGGGTATCGCGATTCTGGTTCTCGACGTACTGGCCCTGATTGATGTGTTCCGTCAGCCTTGGTCTTTGGGTAAGAAGATTCTCTGGGTAGCTATCATCTGGTTCCTGCCCGTTCTGGGCCTGATCCTGTACTACCTGATGGCTGGCCGCGGCAAATCGAACCTGACCTAG
- a CDS encoding DUF2939 domain-containing protein, with amino-acid sequence MKKIVLLLVLAALGVGGYLYYRSLTTGPEYSLMQAAKATQDHDMAAFERYVDVNSVTGSLVDQVTNQSSALGLLNPGSFAFKGALRLLKPQLSKAAHKEIQNYVESGSLEAAAAAQPDRAVKVSLAGLASKVVSTDSKFKTIKYVNEQGEQALVGIEITQPKYDTTMVIEVKMQDKGDYWQVKEITNTGELLKHVARLEKDRLLKRD; translated from the coding sequence ATGAAAAAGATTGTTCTGTTGCTCGTACTAGCAGCGTTGGGGGTCGGCGGCTATCTCTACTATCGTAGCCTGACGACGGGCCCTGAGTACTCGCTAATGCAGGCTGCCAAAGCCACCCAAGACCACGACATGGCCGCCTTTGAGCGCTACGTTGATGTGAATAGCGTTACGGGCAGCCTGGTAGATCAGGTAACCAACCAAAGCTCAGCGCTGGGTTTGCTGAATCCTGGCTCTTTTGCCTTTAAAGGAGCGCTGCGCCTGCTGAAGCCCCAGCTTTCGAAAGCGGCTCATAAGGAGATACAGAACTACGTGGAGTCGGGTTCGCTGGAAGCCGCGGCCGCTGCACAGCCCGACCGCGCTGTGAAGGTTTCGCTGGCCGGGCTGGCCAGCAAAGTGGTCAGCACCGACAGCAAGTTCAAGACCATTAAATACGTGAATGAGCAGGGCGAGCAGGCTTTGGTCGGCATCGAGATTACTCAGCCAAAATATGACACCACGATGGTCATCGAGGTAAAGATGCAGGACAAGGGCGACTACTGGCAGGTAAAGGAAATCACCAACACCGGGGAGTTGCTCAAGCACGTAGCGCGCCTGGAAAAAGACCGACTGCTGAAGCGCGACTAA
- a CDS encoding glycerophosphodiester phosphodiesterase family protein, protein MNLSAPYPGWSRPEVHGHRGCRGLLPENTLPAFARAVALGVDVLELDVVISADQQVVVSHEPWFSAPICRLPTGEPIEPAHELQHNLYQLSYAQIRQYDCGLTQHPRFPKQQPLPVYKPLLREVIRQTEAQVAQLGRSAVRYSIEVKTEPGGDDIFHPGPAEFVALVLAVLGEEQGVLERTTLLSFDERILQWTRRLAPNLPLCLLVEDGRPLAEHLAVLGFVPPVFGPNYTLLTPELLREVQALGMRLVPWTVNDEASMRRLIQLDVHGITTDYPDQLLTILAGQRQG, encoded by the coding sequence ATGAACCTTTCTGCACCTTATCCTGGGTGGTCCCGACCCGAAGTTCACGGGCACCGGGGCTGTCGTGGGCTATTGCCGGAGAATACGCTACCCGCTTTTGCCCGCGCTGTAGCGCTGGGCGTGGACGTATTGGAGCTGGACGTGGTAATTTCTGCCGACCAGCAGGTAGTTGTGTCGCATGAGCCCTGGTTTTCGGCCCCTATCTGCCGTTTGCCCACTGGGGAGCCAATCGAGCCAGCTCACGAGTTGCAGCACAACCTATACCAGCTTTCCTACGCCCAAATTCGGCAGTACGACTGTGGCCTAACTCAGCACCCACGCTTCCCTAAGCAGCAACCCTTGCCCGTATACAAGCCTCTGCTGCGCGAGGTAATCCGGCAGACAGAAGCCCAGGTTGCTCAGCTAGGCAGATCAGCGGTGCGCTACAGTATCGAGGTAAAAACGGAGCCGGGTGGCGACGATATTTTTCATCCTGGGCCTGCCGAATTTGTAGCGTTGGTACTGGCCGTGCTAGGGGAGGAGCAGGGAGTTCTGGAGCGCACTACGCTGCTCTCCTTCGACGAGCGTATTCTGCAATGGACCCGCCGGCTGGCCCCCAACTTGCCGCTGTGTTTACTGGTCGAAGACGGGCGGCCACTGGCCGAGCATCTGGCCGTGCTGGGCTTCGTGCCCCCAGTCTTTGGCCCCAATTACACCTTGCTTACCCCCGAGCTACTACGCGAAGTGCAGGCTCTCGGCATGCGTCTCGTGCCCTGGACAGTAAACGATGAAGCTAGCATGCGTCGCCTCATTCAACTCGACGTTCACGGCATCACCACCGATTACCCTGATCAGCTCCTTACAATACTGGCTGGTCAGCGCCAAGGATGA
- a CDS encoding helix-turn-helix domain-containing protein, whose protein sequence is MPHQGEILQEAIKNSGISITRIVEELGITRPTIYRKFKEDSLDYAFVKRVGEIIGHDFSNDFTSLQQTVLPFVAPSVTIQPSVNVTQRTSSLQSSDSDPVKQLMALQTKYIALLEAYNELLMKVYGPK, encoded by the coding sequence ATGCCACACCAAGGTGAAATCCTTCAAGAAGCTATTAAAAACAGCGGTATTTCCATTACCCGCATCGTGGAGGAACTTGGTATCACTCGTCCAACTATCTACCGTAAATTCAAAGAAGATAGTTTGGATTACGCATTTGTAAAGCGAGTAGGCGAAATAATCGGACACGATTTCTCAAATGATTTTACCTCGTTACAACAGACTGTATTGCCATTTGTTGCTCCTTCTGTAACAATACAACCTAGTGTAAATGTAACGCAACGTACAAGTTCGTTACAATCTTCTGATTCCGATCCTGTAAAGCAACTTATGGCTTTACAAACGAAGTACATAGCGCTCCTTGAAGCCTATAATGAGCTGCTTATGAAGGTGTACGGTCCTAAATGA
- a CDS encoding acyl-CoA thioesterase: MSEITLPNFRPVSYSRVTLTELMIPSYANFGGKIHGGILLSLMDKVAYAAASKHAGNYCVTVSVDGVNFLQPVEVGELVSLLASVNYVGRTSLLVGIKVIAEDVRSGSVKHTNTSYFTMVAKDEAGRPTTVPGLSLESPEDSRRFLEAIKRREFRDRNKAEFDNALSALAVPQEMYLLQQERCKIVY, translated from the coding sequence ATGTCTGAAATCACCTTACCTAACTTCCGGCCCGTGTCTTACTCGCGGGTTACGCTCACCGAATTGATGATTCCTTCCTATGCCAATTTTGGTGGCAAGATTCACGGGGGAATTCTGTTGTCGTTGATGGACAAAGTGGCCTATGCCGCTGCTTCCAAACATGCCGGAAACTACTGCGTCACGGTCAGCGTGGATGGCGTCAATTTCCTGCAGCCAGTTGAGGTTGGAGAGTTAGTATCCTTGCTGGCTTCGGTCAATTATGTTGGGCGCACTTCTCTACTAGTCGGCATCAAGGTCATTGCCGAAGATGTGCGCAGTGGCTCGGTCAAGCACACTAACACTTCCTATTTTACGATGGTAGCGAAGGACGAGGCGGGACGACCGACTACGGTACCAGGCCTCAGCTTGGAAAGTCCTGAAGACAGCCGGCGTTTTCTCGAAGCCATTAAAAGAAGAGAGTTCCGAGACCGAAACAAAGCCGAGTTTGATAACGCTCTGTCCGCACTGGCTGTACCCCAGGAGATGTATCTACTGCAGCAGGAACGCTGCAAAATTGTGTATTAG
- a CDS encoding DUF721 domain-containing protein: MKKYNSPENSRKADVLTLKEGITALLKAYRLQGKLNETLVVSSWERIMGKAVALKTQEVYISQGKLFVRLSSAPLKHELVMAKTRVLDLINAEVGEQVIKEVVFL; encoded by the coding sequence TTGAAAAAATATAACTCGCCCGAAAATTCCCGTAAGGCCGATGTCCTCACCCTAAAGGAGGGCATAACGGCGCTGCTTAAGGCCTACCGTCTGCAAGGCAAACTCAACGAGACACTGGTCGTTTCGAGTTGGGAGCGGATCATGGGCAAGGCTGTAGCTCTCAAAACCCAGGAGGTATACATCAGCCAGGGCAAGCTGTTTGTGCGTCTTAGCTCTGCTCCGCTCAAACATGAGCTGGTGATGGCCAAGACCCGGGTGCTCGACCTAATCAACGCAGAGGTTGGTGAGCAGGTCATCAAGGAAGTGGTTTTCCTTTAG
- the recF gene encoding DNA replication/repair protein RecF (All proteins in this family for which functions are known are DNA-binding proteins that assist the filamentation of RecA onto DNA for the initiation of recombination or recombinational repair.), giving the protein MILETLHLLFFKNYDEATLQLSPHINCFIGDNGSGKTNLLDAIHYLALTKSAFTSSDAQSIKQGEEFFVVKGRFCTPPDDVRETIQCSLRAGQKKAVTHNKQAYERISDHIGRFPVVLISPYDTDLIRQGSEERRRYFDSLISQLNHEYLELLIQYNHLLRQRNAVLKQAADRQGYDRDYLLVLDEQLAPVGTQLVQLRQQFLADFTPIFQRHYQQLADSREEVTLEYKSQLPDADFLHLLRTFERKDLALQRTTVGPHKDDFVFLMDGVSVKNYGSQGQQKSYAIALKLAQFEIAATRKQHKPILLLDDIFDRLDEKRITRLLQLVADQTFGQVFLTDTHLERTDRALANLSEQISRFRVESGHVTAL; this is encoded by the coding sequence ATGATTCTTGAAACTCTACATCTGCTGTTCTTCAAAAACTACGATGAGGCGACGCTTCAGCTCTCGCCCCATATCAACTGTTTTATAGGAGATAACGGCAGTGGGAAGACCAACCTGCTCGATGCCATCCACTATTTGGCGTTGACTAAAAGCGCCTTCACCAGTTCGGATGCCCAGAGCATAAAACAAGGCGAGGAGTTCTTCGTGGTGAAAGGCCGGTTCTGCACCCCGCCCGACGACGTGCGCGAAACCATTCAGTGTAGTCTGCGAGCCGGGCAGAAGAAAGCCGTGACCCACAACAAGCAGGCCTACGAGCGCATCTCCGACCACATCGGCCGCTTCCCAGTGGTGCTTATCTCGCCCTACGATACTGACCTGATTCGGCAGGGCAGTGAGGAGCGCCGCCGTTATTTCGACAGCCTGATTTCCCAGCTCAACCACGAGTACCTGGAGTTGCTCATTCAGTATAATCACCTCCTGCGCCAACGCAATGCCGTGCTTAAGCAAGCCGCCGACCGCCAGGGCTACGACCGCGACTACCTACTAGTATTAGATGAACAGCTAGCGCCTGTAGGCACCCAATTGGTGCAGCTGCGCCAGCAGTTCCTAGCCGACTTCACTCCTATCTTTCAGCGCCACTACCAGCAGCTCGCCGACAGCCGGGAGGAAGTCACACTGGAGTACAAGAGCCAGTTACCCGATGCCGACTTCCTACACTTACTGCGCACCTTCGAGCGTAAAGATTTAGCGTTGCAACGCACCACGGTAGGCCCACACAAAGACGACTTCGTGTTTTTGATGGATGGGGTATCAGTAAAGAACTATGGCTCCCAGGGCCAGCAGAAATCGTATGCTATTGCCCTCAAGCTGGCACAGTTTGAAATAGCTGCCACCCGTAAGCAGCACAAGCCCATTCTACTCCTTGACGACATCTTCGACCGCCTGGACGAGAAGCGCATTACTCGCTTGCTGCAACTCGTCGCCGATCAGACCTTCGGTCAGGTTTTTTTGACCGATACTCATCTGGAGCGTACTGACCGCGCCTTGGCGAACCTTTCGGAACAGATCAGCCGATTTCGGGTTGAAAGTGGCCACGTAACGGCCCTTTAG
- the pdhA gene encoding pyruvate dehydrogenase (acetyl-transferring) E1 component subunit alpha — protein MPPTDEQQPEQNAPRATSPAEPQFSKETYLTWYEQMQLMRKFEEKAGQLYGQQKIKGFCHLYIGQEACVAGAVSALQKGDKWITAYRDHAHPLALGTSPNAIMAELYAKATGCSKGKGGSMHMFDKEVNFVGGHGIVGGQVPMGAGLAFAEKYNKTGNLCICYMGDGAVRQGALHEAFNMAMLWKLPVIFVVENNGYAMGTSVQRTSNVTELYHIGRGYDMPSEPVNGMNVEDIHEAVARAAERARAGEGPTFLEFKTYRYKGHSMSDPAKYRTKEELEDYRSRDAIESVRHTILTHNMATEEQLTAIDEKIKAQVQESVEFAENSPFPTADELYKDVYVQQDYPYIRD, from the coding sequence TTGCCCCCGACCGACGAGCAGCAGCCCGAGCAGAATGCTCCGCGTGCTACGTCGCCGGCCGAGCCCCAATTCTCTAAGGAGACCTACCTGACTTGGTACGAGCAGATGCAGCTCATGCGCAAGTTTGAGGAGAAGGCTGGTCAGCTCTACGGTCAACAGAAGATTAAGGGTTTCTGCCACCTCTATATTGGCCAGGAAGCCTGCGTGGCTGGTGCCGTGTCGGCCCTGCAAAAAGGCGACAAGTGGATTACTGCTTACCGCGACCATGCCCACCCTCTAGCCCTGGGCACTTCGCCCAACGCCATCATGGCGGAGCTGTATGCCAAAGCTACTGGTTGCTCGAAAGGCAAAGGCGGCTCGATGCACATGTTCGACAAAGAGGTAAACTTCGTTGGCGGCCACGGCATCGTAGGCGGTCAGGTGCCGATGGGTGCTGGCCTGGCCTTCGCCGAGAAGTACAACAAGACTGGCAACCTCTGCATTTGCTACATGGGTGATGGTGCCGTGCGCCAGGGTGCCCTGCACGAGGCTTTCAACATGGCTATGCTGTGGAAGCTGCCCGTCATCTTCGTTGTAGAGAATAACGGTTATGCCATGGGTACGTCGGTACAGCGCACCTCGAACGTGACTGAACTCTACCACATCGGTCGTGGTTACGACATGCCCTCCGAGCCAGTGAACGGCATGAACGTGGAAGACATTCACGAGGCCGTAGCTCGCGCCGCTGAGCGCGCCCGGGCCGGTGAAGGCCCCACATTCCTGGAGTTCAAAACCTACCGCTACAAAGGTCACTCGATGAGCGACCCGGCAAAATACCGGACCAAGGAGGAACTAGAAGACTACCGTTCGCGTGATGCTATCGAGTCGGTACGCCACACCATCCTGACCCACAATATGGCAACGGAAGAGCAGCTGACGGCCATCGACGAGAAGATCAAAGCGCAGGTGCAGGAGTCGGTAGAGTTTGCTGAGAACTCGCCTTTCCCTACTGCCGACGAGCTGTACAAAGACGTCTACGTGCAGCAGGACTATCCTTACATCCGCGACTAA
- a CDS encoding tetratricopeptide repeat protein: MSKIPYTRNSPQNRPQQTQVPADPNQPIEGDLVPEHPLLEDPDALAERLANSEDFLRRNKNVLLGLLAVVVLAVVGAFGYYTWRSSQDTKAQAAMFQAVNYWEADSLNKAMKGDGQYDGLEAIASEYSGTKAGNLANFYAGAAALKQGKFQAAIDYLEDFSSDDLLVQARAYALLGDANLELNKYKEAADLYNKAANYNANEYFSPGYLMKEATARELAKDNEGAIKAYDKILTDYQNAQEVGEAKQFKARLEGLAGK; the protein is encoded by the coding sequence ATGTCTAAGATTCCCTACACGCGCAATAGCCCGCAGAACCGTCCGCAGCAGACCCAGGTCCCGGCGGACCCTAATCAGCCCATCGAAGGTGACTTGGTACCCGAGCATCCCTTGCTCGAAGACCCGGATGCCTTGGCTGAGCGGCTGGCTAACTCGGAGGACTTCCTGCGTCGCAACAAGAATGTACTGCTCGGCCTGCTGGCTGTAGTGGTGCTGGCCGTGGTAGGAGCTTTCGGGTATTACACTTGGCGCTCATCGCAGGATACCAAGGCTCAAGCGGCCATGTTTCAGGCAGTGAACTACTGGGAAGCTGACTCACTGAACAAGGCAATGAAGGGTGATGGTCAATACGACGGCCTGGAAGCCATTGCCTCGGAGTACAGCGGTACCAAAGCTGGCAATCTGGCTAACTTCTACGCCGGTGCTGCCGCGCTGAAGCAAGGCAAGTTCCAGGCGGCCATCGACTACCTGGAAGATTTCAGCTCGGACGACCTGTTGGTACAGGCCCGCGCTTATGCCCTGCTCGGCGACGCCAACCTGGAGCTCAACAAGTACAAGGAGGCGGCCGACTTATATAACAAGGCTGCCAACTACAACGCCAACGAATACTTCTCGCCCGGCTACCTGATGAAGGAAGCTACGGCTCGGGAGTTGGCCAAGGACAACGAAGGTGCCATCAAGGCATACGACAAAATTCTGACCGACTACCAGAACGCCCAGGAAGTAGGCGAAGCCAAGCAATTCAAGGCCCGCCTCGAAGGCTTGGCTGGCAAATAA
- the ribH gene encoding 6,7-dimethyl-8-ribityllumazine synthase → MATSLKNLSDYTANSFVDISDKRFGLVVAEWNREITDVLAQGAYDTLIKHGAKEENIYRNSVPGSFELTLGAQFLAQHEEIDAVICLGVVIKGDTKHDDYINHAVAHGLTNVGLKFNKPVIFGLVTTNNLEQALDRAGGKHGNKGVEAAAAAIHMLGF, encoded by the coding sequence ATGGCTACTTCCCTGAAAAACTTGAGTGACTACACCGCCAACAGCTTCGTCGATATCTCCGACAAACGCTTTGGGCTGGTAGTAGCCGAATGGAACCGCGAAATTACCGATGTGCTGGCCCAAGGCGCTTACGATACCCTAATCAAGCACGGAGCCAAGGAAGAGAACATCTACCGCAACAGCGTACCCGGCAGCTTTGAGCTGACGCTGGGTGCTCAGTTCCTGGCCCAGCACGAGGAAATTGATGCTGTCATCTGTCTGGGCGTCGTTATCAAAGGCGACACCAAGCATGACGACTACATCAACCACGCCGTAGCTCACGGTCTGACTAACGTGGGACTGAAGTTTAATAAGCCCGTCATCTTCGGCTTGGTAACGACCAACAACCTGGAACAGGCCTTAGACCGGGCCGGGGGCAAGCACGGCAACAAGGGCGTGGAGGCTGCCGCTGCCGCTATTCACATGCTGGGCTTCTAA
- a CDS encoding TraR/DksA family transcriptional regulator translates to MSEENLRYSREELAEFAEIIQDKLNAARKEVAFIKETLSRKNDSGTDNTASSAKVLEDGADTAEKESMNQLASRQMKFIQQLENALVRIKNGTYGVCIGTGKLIPKERLRAVPHTQHSIEAKMARRD, encoded by the coding sequence ATGAGTGAAGAAAACCTACGCTATTCCAGGGAAGAACTGGCTGAGTTTGCGGAAATCATCCAAGACAAACTCAACGCAGCCCGCAAGGAAGTAGCATTCATCAAAGAAACTCTGAGCCGCAAAAACGACTCGGGCACCGACAACACCGCTTCCTCGGCTAAGGTGCTGGAAGACGGCGCTGACACGGCCGAAAAGGAAAGCATGAACCAGTTGGCCTCGCGCCAGATGAAGTTCATCCAGCAGCTTGAAAACGCCCTGGTACGTATCAAGAACGGTACCTATGGCGTGTGCATCGGCACCGGCAAGCTGATTCCCAAGGAGCGTCTGCGCGCTGTACCCCACACCCAGCACTCCATCGAAGCCAAAATGGCGCGTCGCGACTAG